From a single Brassica rapa cultivar Chiifu-401-42 chromosome A01, CAAS_Brap_v3.01, whole genome shotgun sequence genomic region:
- the LOC103831716 gene encoding DNA mismatch repair protein MSH7 codes for MQRQKSILSFFQKPSQATQPSVPGDAATSGVGGLRSTAKEGCINSDASRNVPKPVDDDVRGVDTPPEKVPRRVLPSNFKAAESAGGASSLFSSIMHKFVKVDGPPECSGERNVAPLRDSFVSKMPESVFPERRSNNAQPQDRDYTFRVDNPRLVEDDDVLGPDTPGTRPSVPRLKRVLEDGVAFTENKVSLFDSNKRMKLFGDRICGEKKEVNEGTKFEWLEPSRIRDANRRRPDDPLYDRKTLYIPADVFKKMSASQKQYWSVKSEYMDVVLFFKVGKFYELYELDAELGHKELDWKMTMSGVGKCRQVGISESGIDDAVQKLLARGYKVGRIEQLETSDQAKARGANTIIPRKLVQVLTPSTASEGNLGPDPVHLLAIKEVKMELEKCSTVYGFAFVDCASLRFWVGSISDDASCAALGALLMQVSPKEVIYESKGLSRESQQALTKYTLTGSTAVQLNPRPQEMGDADACGVRNMIESSGYFRGSSESWNSAVNGLTESGIALSALGELINHLSRLKLEDVLKNGDIHPYKVYSGCLRIDGQTMVNLEIFNNSFDGGPSGTLYKFLDNCVSPTGKRLLRNWICHPLKDIGSINKRLDVVEEFTANSEIMQITGQYLQKLPDLERLLGRIKSTVQSSAYLLPALLGKKVLKQRVKSFGQLVKGFRSGIDLLLAVQKESNMIRLLCKLCKLPILVGKSGLEIFLSQFEAAIDSDFPDYQNHDVTEENAETLTILIDLFIEKAAEWSEVIHTISCLDVLRSFAISASLSAGSMARPVIFPESKSTIQNQETNGPTLKIQGLWHPFAVPADGQLPVPNDLLLGEAGSSSIHPRSLLLTGPNMGGKSTLLRATCLAVIFAQLGCYVPCETCELSLVDSIFTRLGASDRIMTGESTFLVECTEAASVLQNATQDSLVILDELGRGTSTFDGYAIAYSVFRHMVERVKCRMLFATHYHPLTKEFSSHPRVTLKHMACAFKSRSDQEQGGCDQDLVFLYRLAEGACPESYGLQVALMAGIPKQVVETASVAAQAMKRSIGENFKSSELRSEFSSLHEEWLKTLVGISQVVDDDKAMFEEEDVSDMLICLWHEIRSSCSVAQVKAMR; via the exons ATGCAGCGCCAGAAATCGATTTTATCTTTCTTCCAGAAACCGTCGCAAGCTACTCAGCCTTCAGTTCCTGGCGATGCTGCTACTAGCGGCGTAGGAGGTTTACGATCTACTGCGAAGGAAGGATGCATTAACAGCGACGCTTCGCGAAATGTGCCGAAACCTGTGGATGATGATGTTAGAGGAGTGGATACTCCGCCGGAGAAAGTTCCTCGTCGTGTCTTGCCGTCTAACTTCAAGGCGGCTGAATCCGCCGGTGGCGCTTCGTCTCTCTTCTCCAGTATCATGCATAAGTTTGTGAAAGTCGATGGTCCTCCTGAATGTTCTGGCGAGAG GAATGTTGCTCCGCTTCGTGATTCATTTGTATCTAAGATGCCTGAGAGTGTTTTTCCTGAGCGTCGTTCGAATAATGCTCAACCTCAAGATAGAGACTATACTTTTCGCGTTGATAACCCAAGATTAGTAGAAGATGACGATGTTCTTGGCCCAGATACGCCCGGGACGCGTCCCAGTGTTCCTCGTTTGAAGCGAGTTCTGGAGGATGGAGTGGCTTTTACTGAGAACAAGGTCTCTCTATTTGATTCTAACAAACGGATGAAACTGTTTGGGGATCGAATTTGTGGAGAGAAGAAAGAAGTGAACGAAGGGACCAAATTTGAATGGCTTGAGCCTTCTCGGATCAGGGACGCCAATAGAAGACGGCCTGATGATCCCCTTTACGATAGAAAGACCCTCTACATACCAGCTgacgttttcaaaaaaatgtctGCGTCGCAGAAGCAATATTGGAGTGTCAAGAGTGAGTATATGGATGTTGTGCTTTTCTTTAAAGTG GGCAAATTTTATGAGCTGTATGAGCTAGATGCAGAGTTAGGTCACAAGGAGCTTGACTGGAAGATGACCATGAGCGGTGTGGGAAAATGCAGACAG GTTGGTATCTCTGAAAGTGGGATAGATGACGCAGTGCAAAAGCTATTAGCTCGTGG ATATAAAGTTGGAAGAATCGAGCAGTTAGAAACATCTGACCAGGCAAAAGCCAGAGGTGCAAATACT ATAATACCGAGGAAGCTAGTTCAGGTATTAACTCCATCAACAGCAAGCGAGGGTAATCTAGGGCCTGATCCCGTCCATCTCCTTGCTATAAAAGAG GTGAAAATGGAGCTAGAAAAGTGTTCAACTGTATATGGATTTGCTTTCGTCGACTGTGCTTCCTTGAGGTTTTGGGTTGGGTCCATCAGTGATGATGCTTCATGTGCTGCTCTTGGAGCTTTATTGATGCAG GTTTCTCCAAAAGAAGTGATATATGAGAGTAAAG GGCTATCAAGAGAGTCCCAACAGGCCCTAACGAAATATACATTGACAG GGTCTACGGCGGTACAATTGAATCCACGACCACAAGAAATGGGGGATGCAGATGCTTGTGGAGTGAGAAATATGATAGAATCCAGCGGATACTTCAGAGGCTCTTCTGAATCATGGAACTCTGCTGTTAATGGTCTAACTGAATCTGGAATTGCTCTTAGCGCTCTTGGAGAACTAATCAATCATCTTTCTAGGCTAAAG CTAGAAGATGTACTTAAGAATGGGGATATTCATCCCTACAAAGTTTACAGTGGTTGTCTAAGAATTGATGGCCAGACAATGGTAAATCTGGAGATATTCAACAATAGCTTTGATGGTGGTCCTTCAG GGACCTTGTACAAATTTCTTGATAACTGTGTTAGCCCGACTGGTAAGCGGCTGCTAAGGAATTGGATCTGCCACCCCCTCAAAGATATAGGAAGTATCAATAAAAGACTTGATGTAGTCGAAGAATTCACGGCAAACTCAGAAATTATGCAAATCACAGGCCAGTATCTCCAAAAACTTCCAGACTTAGAAAGACTGCTCGGACGCATTAAGTCTACTGTTCAGTCATCAGCCTATCTTTTGCCTGCTCTTCTTGGGAAAAAAGTGCTGAAACAACGA GTTAAATCATTTGGGCAACTTGTGAAAGGGTTCAGAAGTGGAATTGATCTGTTGTTGGCTGTACAGAAGGAATCGAATATGATTAGACTGCTATGTAAGCTCTGTAAACTTCCAATATTAGTGGGGAAAAGCGGGCTTGAGATATTCCTTTCTCAATTTGAAGCAGCCATAGATAGTGACTTCCCAGATTATCAG AACCATGATGTGACAGAGGAGAATGCTGAAACTCTCACAATACTCATTGATCTATTTATAGAAAAAGCCGCAGAGTGGTCTGAGGTCATTCACACCATTAGCTGCCTCGATGTCCTGAGATCCTTTGCAATCTCTGCAAGTCTCTCTGCTGGAAGCATGGCCAGGCCTGTTATTTTCCCTGAGTCGAAAAGTACGATTCAGAATCAGGAAACAAATGGGCCAACGCTTAAAATCCAAGGGCTATGGCATCCATTTGCAGTTCCAGCTGATGGTCAACTTCCTGTTCCAAATGATCTACTCCTTGGTGAGGCTGGAAGCAGCAGCATTCATCCTCGGTCGTTGTTACTAACAGGACCAAACATGGGTGGAAAATCAACTCTTCTTCGTGCAACATGTCTTGCTGTTATCTTTGCTCAG CTTGGTTGTTATGTGCCTTGTGAGACATGTGAACTCTCCCTCGTAGATAGTATCTTCACAAGGCTTGGCGCATCTGATAGAATCATGACTGGAGaga GCACCTTCTTGGTAGAATGCACTGAGGCGGCGTCAGTTCTTCAAAACGCAACTCAGGATTCACTAGTAATCCTTGACGAACTGGGCAGAGGAACTAGTACTTTCGATGGATACGCCATAGCATATTCT GTTTTTCGTCACATGGTAGAGAGAGTCAAGTGCAGGATGCTCTTTGCAACGCATTACCACCCTCTCACCAAGGAGTTCTCGTCACATCCGCGGGTCACCTTGAAACACATGGCTTGCGCATTCAAATCAAGATCCGACCAAGAACAAGGTGGCTGCGACCAAGACTTGGTTTTCTTGTACCGTCTAGCCGAAGGAGCTTGTCCTGAGAGCTATGGGCTTCAAGTAGCACTCATGGCGGGAATACCAAAGCAAGTGGTTGAGACAGCATCGGTGGCGGCTCAAGCCATGAAGAGATCAATTGGAGAAAACTTCAAGTCGAGTGAGCTAAGGTCTGAGTTCTCAAGTCTGCACGAAGAATGGCTCAAGACATTGGTGGGTATCTCTCAAGTCGTCGACGACGACAAGGCTATGTTTGAGGAGGAGGATGTCTCTGACATGTTGATTTGCTTATGGCATGAGATCAGATCTTCTTGCTCTGTTGCCCAAGTAAAAGCGATGAgataa